The DNA region GTAGAGCATGCGTGGCGCGGCCAGGCCGATGGCCAGCAGCAGTGGGTAGAGCAGCAGCACCGAGCGCGGTACGGCGTCGAGCCGCCACAGGATGAAGTGGGCGATGAAGAGCAGCGCGCTTCCGGTCAGCACCGCCTGCGCGATGCGCAGCAGATCGGGCAGCGAGGCGAAGCGCCAGATGCCGCGGTAGAGGCCGAAGCGCTGGAACACCGCCCCCTGCAGCGGCAGGGCGAGCAGCAGCAGTTGGCCCAGCGCCGGGAGATGGGCCGCCGGGATCGGGCCGAGGTTGAAGCGCAGCCAGAAGGCGAGCAGCAGGGCGAGCGGGATCCAGATCAGGTCGTGCAGCACCGCCATCCAGCGGCTGCGCCAGAGCGGGATGCGCGGCCGGCCGGTGCGCCCTACCATGGGGTGGTCTCCTGGTGGTGAACGCGCCGCCGGTACTGGTAGTGGAACTTGCGTCGCAGCAGTCCACCCGGGTCGTCGGGGACGCGCCGCAGCCACATCCGGCGCGCCTGCTGCTGCTCCAGCCGGCGCAGCGCTTCGGCACGGTGGTCGGGCGTTGCTGATGGCTGCTGCGGCTGTTCTCCTGCCATGGTGTGCGCTTGTCGGGCGTCGGCCGGCCGGTTCTTGTCGCGCTGTTCGGGGCGGGATCGCTGTTGAGCGGCCTGCGCGTCGTGTTGTTCCTTCTTTAGGCTCTGGCCCGCATGTTGTGTGGGCTTTTGTTGATCTTTTTGGCCGCCCTGCCGTACGGATCGCTGCGGTTTCGACTGCTGCCCGGTGTCGCCCTTGTCCCGATCGGATTGCTTCGGTTGTCGGCCCGGCCGGTTGGCTTCGGCGTGCCGTTGCCGCTGGCTTTGCTGCTGGTGGGCATCGCCCTTGTTGTTTCGGCTGCCGCCCTGCGCGCTTTCGGTCTGGTTCCGCCGCAACAGCCGTCGGACCAGCGCGCGGTTGAAGGCGGCATCCTCCATGTCGGGGGCGAGCTTGAGCGCTTGGTCGTAGGCGGCGATCGCCTGCGCGAGATGTCCGGCTTTGGCCAGCGCATTGCCCCGGTTGTACCAGTCGTCGGCGGTGGCCGGGTGGTCGAGCGCGCGGGCCGCGGCGGCGAACTCCCCGGCGCGGTAGTGGGCCACCGCCCGCCAGCGGCGGTCGAGAAAGCGCCCTGCCGCCTCCTTCGCCCTGCCCTGTTCGAGCAGGGCCATCCCCTGCTGGTCGCGGTTGCGCCACCAGTCGGAGCGCTCCATCGCCGAGGCTGGCTGCGGCGGCAGCATCAACACCATCAGCAGGGTGAGCAGCCAGCCGCGGCGGAAGGCGAGGGCGGCGAGCAGCAGCAGCGGGGGCAGCAGCCACACCCCCTCCTCGCGCCAGCGATCGCCGAGGGCCTGGCGCGCCTTCGGCCTGGGCTGCGCGTCGTGGCGCGGGGCGAGCAGCGGGGTCAGCCGATCGAGGTCGCGATCATCGAGCGTGGCGCGGGCGAAGAGTCCGCCGCCGGCGCGGCTGATCCGCTCCATCGCCGACCAGTCGCTGCGGGCGATGACGATGTTGCCGCCGGCATCGGTGACGAAGCCGCCCTCGCCGGGGATCGGTGCGCCATCGCGGGTGCCGAAGCCGAGCAGGCTGACCCGGTGGCCGTGGCGGCGCAGTCGCGCTGCCGCCTTGGCACCGGATTCGGCGCTGTCGGTCAGCACCACCACCTGACCGTGGGCGACGCCGCCATTGGCCAGCAGCTGTTGCGCCTTATCCAGTGCCAGGTCGAGGCGGGAGCCTTGGGCGGGCATCATTTCCGGTCGCAGCACCGGCAACTGCTGGGCGATGACCCGGGTGTCGTCGGTCAGCGGCACCACCACGAACGGCTCCGCGGCGTAGACGATCAGTGCGGTCTCCCCCTCCTTGCGCCGGGCGAGCAGGTCGGTGAGCTTCTCCTTGGCCCGGGTGAGGCGATTCGGCTTGAGGTCGCCGGCCAGCATGGAGCGGGAGAGGTCGAGCAGGATGACCAGCGCCTGCTGCTGACGGAACAGCGGCTGAGGCAGTCTGTGCCACGCAGGTCCGGCCAGGGCGATGGCGGCCAGCAGCAGCCCGGCACCGAGCAGCGCCATCCACCTGTTGCGTCGGGGCGCGTCGCAGCCGATCAGCAGGGCATCGAGCAGCGCCGGGTCGCACACCGCCTGCCAGGGGGAGCGGTGGGCACCATCGCGGCGCAGCAGCAGCCAGATTACTCCGGCGATGAGCGGCAGGCTCAACAGCCACCACGGCCGCAGGAAGTGGAACGCCATCGGTGGCGGCAGGAATCAGGCGCGGCCGGTGCTGCCGAAGCCGCCGCTGCCGCGCGCGGTCTCATCCAGCGCCTCCACCGGTCGCCAGGCCGCCCGCAGGCAGGGAGCGATCACCAGTTGGGCGATGCGCTCGCCGCGCTGGATGGTGAACGGCTCCCGACCGTGGTTGATCAGGATCACTCCCACCTCGCCACGGTAATCGGCATCGATGGTTCCCGGTGCGTTGAGCACGGTGATGCCGTGTTTGAGCGCCAGCCCGGACCGGGGGCGCACCTGCGCCTCCATGCCGTCGGGCAGGGCGATGGCGAAGCCGGAAGGGATCAGTGCGCGCTCCCCCGGGGCGAGGGTGACCGGCTCCTCCACCGCCGCGCGGATGTCGGCGCCGGCGGCGTGGTTCGATCCGTAGGCGGGCGGCTCGATGCCCGCGCCGTGGGGCAGCCGCCGGATTGCGATCTCAATCTGCTGCATGGTCGATTCCGTCCGTTTGATCTCGATGCTGTTCGGTACAAGGCGGCCACTGATCGAGGATTCGCTGGACGATGGCTCTGGCGGTGGCCTGCTTGCTGCCGCCTGTGATCGGCCGGGGCGCATCCTGCGCGGTCAGCCACCAGAGGCGGTCGTGTCCGGCAGCCCCCATGTCGGCGATGTCGTTGACCACGATGGCGTC from Zetaproteobacteria bacterium includes:
- a CDS encoding dUTP diphosphatase, with translation MQQIEIAIRRLPHGAGIEPPAYGSNHAAGADIRAAVEEPVTLAPGERALIPSGFAIALPDGMEAQVRPRSGLALKHGITVLNAPGTIDADYRGEVGVILINHGREPFTIQRGERIAQLVIAPCLRAAWRPVEALDETARGSGGFGSTGRA
- a CDS encoding VWA domain-containing protein, with product MAFHFLRPWWLLSLPLIAGVIWLLLRRDGAHRSPWQAVCDPALLDALLIGCDAPRRNRWMALLGAGLLLAAIALAGPAWHRLPQPLFRQQQALVILLDLSRSMLAGDLKPNRLTRAKEKLTDLLARRKEGETALIVYAAEPFVVVPLTDDTRVIAQQLPVLRPEMMPAQGSRLDLALDKAQQLLANGGVAHGQVVVLTDSAESGAKAAARLRRHGHRVSLLGFGTRDGAPIPGEGGFVTDAGGNIVIARSDWSAMERISRAGGGLFARATLDDRDLDRLTPLLAPRHDAQPRPKARQALGDRWREEGVWLLPPLLLLAALAFRRGWLLTLLMVLMLPPQPASAMERSDWWRNRDQQGMALLEQGRAKEAAGRFLDRRWRAVAHYRAGEFAAAARALDHPATADDWYNRGNALAKAGHLAQAIAAYDQALKLAPDMEDAAFNRALVRRLLRRNQTESAQGGSRNNKGDAHQQQSQRQRHAEANRPGRQPKQSDRDKGDTGQQSKPQRSVRQGGQKDQQKPTQHAGQSLKKEQHDAQAAQQRSRPEQRDKNRPADARQAHTMAGEQPQQPSATPDHRAEALRRLEQQQARRMWLRRVPDDPGGLLRRKFHYQYRRRVHHQETTPW